One Phaseolus vulgaris cultivar G19833 chromosome 4, P. vulgaris v2.0, whole genome shotgun sequence DNA window includes the following coding sequences:
- the LOC137837896 gene encoding protein BASIC PENTACYSTEINE2-like, with amino-acid sequence MDGDNGLNIRNWGYYEPATSFKSHLGLQLMSSMPEKPLIGGRNAAVLSGTNGAFHHRDIGMSQTTYPMEYMRDAWMSSQREKYMNMIPTNHNYGGIPETSSAHHIQMIPPPELPKEERAVEEEPVVEKASGGTRKKRQSPKVPKSPKAKKSKRGPRVPKNENAPTVQRARVPKKTTEIVINGIDMDISSIPIPVCSCTGGPQQCYRWGSGGWQSACCTTGMSVYPLPMSTKRRGARIAGRKMSIGAFKKVLEKLAAEGYNFSNPIDLRTYWAKHGTNKFVTIR; translated from the coding sequence ATGGATGGTGATAATGGTCTTAACATCCGTAATTGGGGTTACTATGAACCGGCCACATCGTTTAAGAGCCACCTGGGGCTGCAGCTGATGTCATCCATGCCGGAGAAGCCTTTAATCGGAGGGCGCAATGCTGCAGTTTTATCTGGCACTAATGGGGCATTTCACCACAGGGACATTGGCATGTCCCAAACTACGTACCCTATGGAATACATGAGGGATGCTTGGATGAGTAGTCAGAGAGAGAAGTATATGAATATGATACCTACAAATCATAACTATGGTGGTATTCCGGAGACTTCTTCGGCACATCATATTCAAATGATTCCACCACCGGAATTGCCGAAGGAAGAAAGGGCAGTGGAAGAGGAACCTGTTGTTGAGAAGGCAAGTGGGGGCACTCGTAAGAAAAGACAGAGCCCCAAGGTGCCCAAATCTCCCAAGGCCAAGAAGTCCAAGAGGGGCCCTCGTGTGCCAAAGAATGAAAATGCTCCCACAGTGCAACGTGCAAGGGTTCCCAAGAAAACTACTGAAATTGTAATAAATGGAATTGACATGGATATTTCTAGTATTCCAATCCCTGTTTGTTCATGCACTGGAGGTCCTCAACAGTGTTACAGATGGGGCTCTGGTGGTTGGCAATCTGCATGTTGCACAACAGGCATGTCAGTGTATCCTTTGCCTATGAGTACCAAGCGGCGTGGTGCTAGGATAGCTGGAAGGAAAATGAGTATAGGAGCGTTTAAGAAAGTTTTAGAGAAACTTGCAGCCGAAGGTTATAACTTTTCTAATCCGATTGATTTGAGGACTTATTGGGCAAAACATGGCACCAACAAGTTTGTCACCATTAGGTAG
- the LOC137837897 gene encoding protein BASIC PENTACYSTEINE2-like, with amino-acid sequence MDGDNGLNIRNWGYYEPATSFKSHLGLQLMSSMPEKPLIGGRNAAVLSGTNGAFHHRDIGMSQTTYPMEYMRDAWMSSQREKYMNMIPTNHNYGGIPETSSAHHIQMIPPPELPKEERAVEEEPVVEKASGGTRKKRQSPKVPKSPKAKKSKRGPRVPKNENAPTVQRARVPKKTTEIVINGIDMDISSIPIPVCSCTGGPQQCYRWGSGGWQSACCTTGMSVYPLPMSTKRRGARIAGRKMSIGAFKKVLEKLAAEGYNFSNPIDLRTYWAKHGTNKFVTIR; translated from the coding sequence ATGGATGGTGATAATGGTCTTAACATTCGTAATTGGGGTTACTATGAACCGGCCACATCGTTTAAGAGCCACCTGGGGCTGCAGCTGATGTCATCCATGCCGGAAAAGCCTTTAATCGGAGGGCGCAATGCTGCAGTTTTATCTGGTACTAATGGGGCATTTCACCACAGGGACATTGGTATGTCCCAAACTACATACCCTATGGAATACATGAGGGATGCTTGGATGAGTAGTCAGAGAGAGAAGTATATGAATATGATACCTACAAATCATAACTATGGTGGTATTCCGGAGACTTCTTCGGCACATCATATTCAAATGATTCCACCACCGGAATTGCCGAAGGAAGAAAGGGCAGTGGAAGAGGAACCTGTTGTTGAGAAGGCAAGTGGGGGCACTCGTAAGAAGAGACAGAGCCCCAAGGTGCCCAAATCTCCCAAGGCCAAGAAGTCCAAGAGGGGCCCTCGTGTGCCAAAGAATGAAAATGCTCCCACAGTTCAACGTGCAAGGGTTCCCAAGAAAACTACTGAAATTGTAATAAATGGAATTGACATGGATATTTCTAGCATTCCAATCCCTGTTTGTTCATGCACTGGAGGTCCTCAACAGTGTTACAGATGGGGCTCTGGTGGTTGGCAATCTGCATGTTGCACAACAGGGATGTCAGTGTATCCTTTGCCTATGAGTACCAAGCGGCGTGGTGCTAGGATAGCTGGAAGGAAAATGAGTATAGGAGCGTTTAAGAAAGTTTTAGAGAAACTTGCAGCCGAAGGTTATAACTTTTCTAATCCGATTGATTTGAGGACTTATTGGGCAAAACATGGCACCAACAAGTTTGTCACTATTAGGTAG